One window from the genome of Tepidimicrobium xylanilyticum encodes:
- the rplJ gene encoding 50S ribosomal protein L10, whose protein sequence is MRERAIEEKKQVVEEITDKVKKAQGVVLVDYRGLNVEEVTQLRRKYKEAGVEYKVYKNTLMRFAFKNAGYEEFNQFLTGPNAIAFGFDDPVQAAKITHEFAKQNDKLEIKAGIVDGKIIGVDEIKNLANLPSKEVLIAQALAGLNGPIAGFANVLQGTIRSLVYALNAVKEKQEGAEA, encoded by the coding sequence TTGAGAGAAAGGGCAATAGAGGAAAAAAAGCAAGTAGTTGAAGAGATTACTGATAAGGTAAAAAAAGCTCAAGGTGTTGTTTTGGTAGACTATAGAGGATTAAATGTAGAAGAAGTTACACAACTAAGGCGTAAATATAAAGAAGCTGGTGTTGAGTATAAAGTATATAAAAACACCTTAATGAGATTTGCCTTTAAAAATGCAGGTTATGAAGAATTCAATCAATTTCTAACTGGACCAAATGCAATCGCCTTTGGTTTTGATGATCCAGTGCAAGCAGCTAAGATTACTCATGAATTTGCTAAGCAAAATGATAAACTTGAAATCAAGGCTGGTATAGTAGATGGTAAGATAATAGGCGTAGATGAAATTAAGAATTTAGCAAATCTACCATCAAAAGAAGTACTTATTGCGCAAGCCCTTGCTGGCTTGAATGGGCCAATTGCAGGCTTTGCTAATGTACTTCAAGGAACAATTAGAAGTCTTGTATACGCATTAAATGCAGTGAAAGAAAAACAAGAAGGTGCAGAAGCATAA
- the rplL gene encoding 50S ribosomal protein L7/L12 produces MASEKVLNLIEEVKSLTVLELSELVKALEEEFGVSAAAPVAVAAAAPVAGGATEAAEEKSDFDVILADAGQQKIKVIKVVRELTGLGLKEAKELVDNAPKPVKEGVSKEEAEDIKAKLEEAGAVIELK; encoded by the coding sequence ATGGCAAGTGAAAAAGTGTTAAATTTAATTGAAGAAGTTAAGAGTTTAACTGTTTTAGAATTATCAGAATTAGTTAAGGCATTAGAAGAAGAATTTGGAGTTAGCGCAGCTGCTCCAGTTGCAGTAGCAGCAGCAGCTCCTGTTGCAGGAGGAGCTACTGAAGCTGCAGAAGAAAAGAGCGATTTTGACGTAATTTTAGCAGATGCAGGGCAACAAAAGATTAAAGTTATTAAGGTTGTTAGAGAGTTAACTGGTTTAGGATTGAAAGAAGCAAAAGAATTAGTAGACAATGCACCAAAGCCAGTTAAAGAAGGAGTATCAAAAGAAGAAGCTGAAGATATTAAGGCTAAATTAGAAGAAGCAGG